The proteins below are encoded in one region of Micromonospora sp. DSM 45708:
- the cydB gene encoding cytochrome d ubiquinol oxidase subunit II: protein MELTTVWFLLVAVLFTGYFILEGFDFGVGMLLPVLGRDDRQRRVLINTIGPVWDGNEVWLITAGGAMFAAFPEWYATLFSGFYLPLLLILLALIARGVAFEYRHKRPEASWKRRWDQAIFAGSAIPAVLWGVAFANIFRGVPLDADHEYVGGLLDLLHPYALLGGVTTLGLFATHGAVFLALKTTGDIRQRAGTLAVRLGAGTAVAAVAFLGWSLTIRANAAAVVLAVGAALALLGGLAAARVRREGWAFTGTALAIALAVATLFAALFPNVLPSTLDPAGTLTATNAASTPYTLKIMTWVAVVFTPIVLAYQGWTYWVFRRRIGVQNIPQH, encoded by the coding sequence GTGGAACTGACCACCGTCTGGTTTCTCCTCGTCGCCGTGCTGTTCACCGGCTACTTCATCCTCGAAGGCTTCGACTTCGGCGTCGGGATGCTGCTGCCCGTGCTCGGCCGCGACGACCGGCAACGCCGCGTCCTGATCAACACCATCGGCCCCGTCTGGGACGGCAACGAGGTCTGGCTGATCACCGCCGGCGGCGCCATGTTCGCCGCGTTCCCCGAGTGGTACGCCACCCTGTTCTCCGGCTTCTACCTGCCGCTGCTGCTCATCCTGCTCGCCCTGATCGCCCGCGGCGTCGCCTTCGAGTACCGGCACAAACGCCCCGAGGCGTCCTGGAAACGCCGCTGGGACCAGGCCATCTTCGCAGGCTCCGCGATCCCGGCCGTGCTGTGGGGCGTGGCGTTCGCCAACATCTTCCGCGGCGTCCCCCTGGACGCCGACCACGAGTACGTCGGCGGCCTGCTCGACCTGCTGCACCCGTACGCGCTGCTCGGCGGCGTCACCACGCTCGGCCTGTTCGCCACCCACGGCGCGGTGTTCCTCGCGCTCAAGACCACCGGCGACATCCGGCAGCGCGCCGGCACGCTCGCCGTCCGGCTCGGCGCCGGCACCGCCGTGGCCGCCGTGGCGTTCCTCGGCTGGTCACTGACCATCCGCGCCAACGCCGCCGCCGTCGTGCTCGCCGTCGGCGCCGCACTCGCCCTGCTCGGCGGCCTGGCCGCGGCGAGGGTACGCCGGGAGGGCTGGGCGTTCACCGGCACCGCGCTGGCCATCGCGCTGGCCGTGGCGACGCTGTTCGCCGCGCTGTTCCCGAACGTGCTGCCGTCCACGCTCGACCCGGCCGGCACACTCACCGCCACCAACGCCGCGTCCACCCCGTACACCCTGAAGATCATGACGTGGGTGGCGGTGGTGTTCACTCCGATCGTGCTCGCCTATCAAGGTTGGACCTACTGGGTGTTCCGCCGCCGAATCGGGGTACAGAACATTCCGCAACACTGA
- a CDS encoding glycerophosphodiester phosphodiesterase family protein — protein MQPRHGYLDAPAPLAFAHRGGAADGDENTAAAFARAVALGYRYVETDVHATADGVPVVFHDPTLRRVTGEAGRIADLRFADLASVRVGGAALVPRLDDVLGAWPEVRFNVDVKADGGVEPTVAAVGRAGAGDRVLLASFSDARLTRLRALAGPKVATGLGMRGVARLRMASLHGRALRLPPSVAAAQVPASYGGIPVVDRRFLAYCHRIGLQVHVWTIDEPARMHQLLDLGVDGIMTDHVGVLRDVYRSRGHWAA, from the coding sequence GTGCAGCCCCGTCACGGCTACCTCGACGCGCCCGCGCCGCTGGCCTTCGCCCACCGCGGCGGCGCGGCCGACGGCGACGAGAACACCGCTGCCGCGTTCGCCCGCGCGGTCGCCCTGGGCTACCGGTACGTCGAGACCGACGTGCATGCCACCGCCGACGGCGTGCCGGTGGTCTTCCACGACCCGACGCTGCGCCGCGTCACCGGCGAGGCCGGCCGCATCGCCGACCTGCGCTTCGCCGACCTCGCCTCGGTGCGCGTCGGCGGCGCCGCCCTGGTGCCCCGCCTCGACGACGTCCTCGGCGCGTGGCCGGAGGTCCGGTTCAACGTCGACGTCAAGGCCGACGGCGGGGTGGAGCCGACCGTCGCCGCGGTCGGCCGGGCCGGCGCCGGTGACCGGGTGCTGCTCGCCTCGTTCAGCGACGCCCGGCTGACCCGGCTGCGCGCCCTGGCCGGCCCGAAGGTCGCCACCGGGCTGGGCATGCGCGGCGTGGCCCGGCTGCGGATGGCCTCCCTGCACGGTCGGGCGCTGCGGCTGCCGCCGTCCGTGGCCGCCGCCCAGGTCCCGGCCTCCTACGGGGGGATCCCGGTGGTCGACCGGCGGTTCCTCGCCTACTGCCACCGCATCGGCTTGCAGGTGCACGTCTGGACGATCGACGAACCCGCCCGGATGCACCAGTTACTTGATCTTGGTGTGGATGGCATCATGACCGATCACGTCGGCGTGCTCCGCGACGTCTACCGCAGCCGCGGCCACTGGGCCGCCTGA
- a CDS encoding MFS transporter — MAETVTPAVAEPTPPGSTRRERTGWYLYDWANSAFQTTVITVFLGPFLTTVTELAAGCELGADRCDGVVHPLGIRVAAGSYYPYLISLSVFLTVFVLPVIGAIADRSAHKKRLLAAAAFTGAAATIAFAFVTGERYLLGGVLFLIANISFGAAVVVYNSFLPQLGGPDDRDAISSRGWAIGYLGGGLLLALNLVAVTVLSEEGNAQRTLDLARWSIVSAGVWWAAFTLLPLRWLRERPTAAARLGGNVLTDGFRQLGHTLREVKAYPLTLFFLLAFLVFNDGIQTVITLASQYGTEELRLEQSTLIVTILLVQFLAFGGALALGALARRIGAWKTVLLSLVLWTGVIIAAFRLPAEAPVPFMILGGCIGLVLGGSQALSRSLFSQLIPAGKEGEYYGFYEISDKGTSWLGPLAFGLVFQLTSSYRVGLVSLLIFFVVGFALLAAVPMRRAIIAAGNTPPRVL, encoded by the coding sequence ATGGCCGAAACGGTCACCCCCGCCGTCGCCGAGCCCACGCCCCCGGGCAGCACCCGCCGCGAACGCACCGGCTGGTACCTCTACGACTGGGCCAACTCCGCGTTCCAGACCACCGTCATCACGGTCTTCCTCGGGCCGTTCCTGACCACCGTCACCGAACTGGCCGCCGGCTGCGAGCTGGGCGCCGACCGCTGCGACGGCGTGGTGCACCCGCTCGGCATCCGCGTCGCGGCCGGCTCCTACTACCCGTACCTGATCTCGCTGTCGGTCTTCCTCACCGTGTTCGTGCTGCCCGTCATCGGCGCGATCGCCGACCGGTCCGCGCACAAGAAGCGGCTGCTGGCCGCCGCCGCGTTCACCGGCGCCGCCGCGACCATCGCGTTCGCGTTCGTCACCGGCGAGCGGTACCTGCTCGGCGGCGTGCTGTTCCTGATCGCGAACATCTCCTTCGGCGCCGCCGTGGTCGTCTACAACTCGTTCCTGCCGCAACTCGGCGGCCCGGACGACCGCGACGCCATCTCCAGCCGCGGCTGGGCCATCGGCTACCTCGGCGGCGGGCTGCTGCTCGCGCTCAACCTGGTCGCCGTCACCGTGCTCAGCGAGGAGGGCAACGCCCAGCGCACCCTCGACCTGGCCCGCTGGTCGATCGTCTCGGCCGGCGTGTGGTGGGCCGCGTTCACCCTGCTGCCGCTGCGCTGGCTGCGCGAACGGCCCACCGCCGCCGCCCGGCTCGGCGGCAACGTGCTCACCGACGGGTTCCGGCAGCTCGGCCACACGCTGCGCGAGGTCAAGGCGTACCCGCTGACGCTGTTCTTCCTGCTCGCGTTCCTGGTGTTCAACGACGGCATCCAGACCGTCATCACCCTCGCCAGCCAGTACGGCACCGAGGAGCTGCGGCTGGAGCAGAGCACGCTGATCGTGACCATCCTGCTGGTGCAGTTCCTCGCCTTCGGCGGCGCGCTCGCGCTCGGCGCGCTCGCCCGACGCATCGGCGCCTGGAAGACCGTGCTGCTGTCGCTCGTGCTCTGGACCGGTGTGATCATCGCCGCGTTCCGGCTGCCCGCCGAGGCGCCCGTGCCGTTCATGATCCTCGGCGGCTGCATCGGCCTGGTGCTCGGCGGCAGCCAGGCGCTGAGCCGTTCGCTGTTCAGCCAGCTCATCCCCGCCGGCAAGGAGGGCGAGTACTACGGCTTCTACGAGATCAGCGACAAGGGCACCAGTTGGCTCGGCCCGCTCGCGTTCGGCCTGGTGTTCCAGCTCACCTCGTCGTACCGGGTGGGGCTGGTCTCCCTGCTGATCTTCTTCGTGGTCGGCTTCGCGCTGCTGGCCGCCGTGCCGATGCGCCGCGCCATCATCGCCGCCGGCAACACCCCGCCCCGGGTGCTCTGA
- a CDS encoding cytochrome ubiquinol oxidase subunit I, whose protein sequence is MDALDVARWQFGVTTVYHFLFVPLTIGLSVLVAVLQSRWHRTGNERYLKLTKFYGKLFLINFAMGVVTGIVQEFQFGMNWSDYSRFVGDIFGAPLAIEALVAFFLESTFIGLWIFGWDRLPKRLHLAAIWAAAIGTNLSAYFILAANSFMQNPVGFRINPDSGRAELTDFVAVLTNKVALVTFPHTLAGSFLVAGSLVVTVGLWHVMRNRGSADTDAYRFATKFGSWVVLASSALVVLTGDIQGKIMTEVQPMKMAAAEGLYTTESPASFSVLTVGSLDGSREVFALKIPYLLSFLGTGDPNGTVQGINDLQAQYASQYGPGNYAPIIPVTYWSFRFMIGFGLAAAAIALLVLWSQRKGRTPTSRWLLRAGLVMPVLPLLANSFGWIFTEMGRQPWIVFGEMLTRNGVSRSVSLTEVLTSFTAFTLIYATLAVIEFKLLVRYARAGVPDVTPQPDDDDTDDAQRPLAFAY, encoded by the coding sequence GTGGACGCGTTGGACGTCGCCCGCTGGCAGTTCGGTGTCACCACCGTCTACCACTTCCTGTTCGTGCCGTTGACCATCGGCCTGTCCGTGCTGGTCGCCGTGCTCCAGAGCAGGTGGCACCGCACCGGCAACGAGCGGTACCTCAAACTCACCAAGTTCTACGGCAAGCTGTTCCTCATCAACTTCGCCATGGGCGTGGTCACCGGCATCGTGCAGGAGTTCCAGTTCGGCATGAACTGGAGCGACTACTCCCGCTTCGTCGGCGACATCTTCGGCGCGCCCCTCGCGATCGAGGCCCTGGTCGCGTTCTTCCTCGAATCCACGTTCATCGGCCTGTGGATCTTCGGCTGGGACCGGCTGCCCAAACGCCTGCACCTCGCCGCGATCTGGGCCGCCGCGATCGGCACCAACCTGTCCGCCTACTTCATCCTCGCCGCGAACTCGTTCATGCAGAACCCCGTCGGGTTCCGCATCAACCCCGACAGCGGACGCGCCGAGCTGACCGACTTCGTCGCCGTGCTCACCAACAAGGTCGCCCTGGTCACCTTCCCGCACACCCTCGCCGGATCGTTCCTGGTCGCCGGCTCCCTCGTGGTCACCGTCGGGCTGTGGCACGTGATGCGCAACCGCGGCAGCGCCGACACCGACGCCTACCGCTTCGCCACGAAGTTCGGCTCCTGGGTGGTGCTGGCCTCCTCCGCGCTGGTGGTGCTCACCGGCGACATCCAAGGCAAGATCATGACCGAGGTGCAGCCGATGAAGATGGCCGCCGCCGAGGGCCTCTACACCACCGAGAGCCCCGCCTCGTTCTCCGTGCTCACCGTCGGCAGCCTCGACGGCAGCCGCGAGGTCTTCGCCCTCAAGATCCCCTACCTGCTGTCGTTCCTCGGCACCGGCGACCCCAACGGCACCGTGCAGGGCATCAACGACCTCCAGGCCCAGTACGCCAGCCAGTACGGCCCCGGCAACTACGCCCCGATCATCCCGGTCACCTACTGGAGCTTCCGCTTCATGATCGGCTTCGGCCTGGCCGCCGCCGCCATCGCGCTGCTGGTGCTCTGGAGCCAACGCAAGGGCCGCACCCCCACCAGCCGCTGGCTGCTGCGCGCCGGCCTGGTCATGCCGGTGCTGCCGCTGCTGGCCAACTCCTTCGGCTGGATCTTCACCGAGATGGGCCGCCAACCCTGGATCGTCTTCGGCGAGATGCTCACCCGCAACGGCGTGTCCCGCAGCGTCTCCCTCACCGAGGTGCTCACCTCCTTCACCGCCTTCACCCTCATCTACGCCACCCTCGCCGTGATCGAGTTCAAGCTGCTGGTCCGCTACGCCCGCGCCGGCGTACCCGACGTCACCCCGCAACCCGACGACGACGACACCGACGACGCGCAGCGCCCGCTCGCGTTCGCCTACTGA
- a CDS encoding Rv0361 family membrane protein → MGGQQLWHRPARRRRPVRAGVLVAGLGLGTCLIGVAGLAAWNAQVVLQADGPVRETADGFFRDVAAGDTDRAYGRLCAEARTRWSQAGFGSWVRTPPLVSGYEIVDVSVSTRAGRPRGTVVVRLNRDGGGSEERELPVVPEDGGWRVCGDPF, encoded by the coding sequence ATGGGCGGGCAGCAGTTGTGGCACCGACCGGCCCGGCGTCGCCGGCCGGTGCGCGCCGGCGTGCTGGTCGCCGGTCTCGGGCTGGGCACCTGCCTGATCGGGGTGGCCGGGCTGGCGGCGTGGAACGCGCAGGTGGTGCTCCAGGCCGACGGGCCGGTGCGGGAGACCGCGGACGGGTTCTTCCGGGACGTCGCCGCCGGCGACACCGACCGGGCGTACGGGCGGCTGTGCGCCGAGGCGCGTACCCGGTGGAGTCAGGCCGGGTTCGGCAGTTGGGTGCGGACCCCGCCGTTGGTCAGCGGCTACGAGATCGTCGACGTGTCGGTGTCGACCCGAGCGGGGCGGCCACGCGGCACGGTGGTGGTGCGGTTGAACCGGGACGGCGGCGGCAGCGAGGAGCGGGAACTGCCGGTGGTGCCGGAGGACGGCGGCTGGCGGGTGTGCGGGGACCCGTTCTGA
- a CDS encoding SDR family NAD(P)-dependent oxidoreductase — MSAPVVLITGTSTGIGLATAVGAARAGWRTVATLRDPDRAGPLRAAADAAGVGDLLEVRRLDVVDPSSVTACVADVVARHGRLDAVVNNAGAGHVGTLEQESVDDVRAVLEVNFFGVLHVTHAALPHLRAANGRLITVTSVGGVVGQPFNEAYCAAKFAVEGFMESLAPVAATVGVSVCVVEPGAVASEFVTNVGIDPDTAVAAAGPYAPALRAYLRRSAGAFAAAQSPAEAAAAVVATLTDPEPAPRVQTSPAARQFVGVKLADTDGLGVTALTAGWLR, encoded by the coding sequence GTGAGCGCACCCGTCGTGCTGATCACCGGCACGTCCACCGGCATCGGCCTGGCCACCGCCGTGGGCGCGGCCCGCGCCGGCTGGCGCACCGTCGCCACGCTGCGCGACCCCGACCGCGCCGGCCCGCTGCGCGCCGCCGCCGACGCCGCCGGGGTCGGCGACCTGCTGGAGGTACGCCGGCTCGACGTGGTCGACCCGTCCTCGGTGACCGCCTGCGTGGCCGACGTGGTGGCCCGTCACGGCCGGCTCGACGCCGTGGTCAACAACGCCGGCGCCGGCCACGTCGGCACGCTGGAACAGGAGAGCGTCGACGACGTACGGGCGGTGCTGGAGGTCAACTTCTTCGGCGTCCTGCACGTCACCCACGCCGCGTTGCCGCACCTGCGCGCCGCGAACGGGCGGCTGATCACGGTGACCAGCGTCGGCGGGGTGGTCGGGCAACCGTTCAACGAGGCGTACTGCGCGGCGAAGTTCGCCGTCGAGGGGTTCATGGAGTCCCTCGCCCCGGTGGCGGCCACCGTCGGGGTGAGCGTCTGCGTGGTCGAGCCCGGCGCGGTGGCCAGCGAGTTCGTCACCAACGTCGGGATCGACCCGGACACCGCCGTCGCCGCCGCCGGGCCGTACGCGCCGGCGCTGCGGGCGTACCTGCGGCGCAGCGCCGGCGCGTTCGCCGCCGCGCAGTCGCCGGCCGAGGCCGCCGCGGCGGTGGTGGCGACACTGACCGACCCGGAACCCGCGCCCCGCGTGCAGACCTCCCCCGCCGCCCGGCAGTTCGTCGGCGTCAAGCTCGCCGACACCGACGGGCTCGGGGTGACCGCCCTGACCGCCGGCTGGCTGCGGTAG
- a CDS encoding patatin-like phospholipase family protein: MGRALVLGGGGVTGVAWELGLLAGLAGRGVSLEDADLVVGTSAGSVVGAQVCAGVPPAQRYAAQLRPARDEVPARLGLGVLARWAWAGGWGRDAVRARARVGAVALAARTPSEESRRAVIAARLPARQWPPRRLLVTAVDAVSGEFVVFDAGSGASLVDAVGASCAVPGVWPPVTVGGRRYVDGGVRSAVNADLAVGAGRVVVLAPTSAAVGPMPRLSAQVAALRSAGARVVVVTPDRAARAAIGRNVLDPTRRAASARAGFAQAAAVADGVAAVWR, from the coding sequence ATGGGGCGCGCGTTGGTGCTGGGCGGCGGCGGGGTGACCGGGGTGGCCTGGGAGTTGGGGCTGCTGGCCGGGCTGGCCGGGCGGGGTGTGTCGCTGGAGGACGCGGACCTGGTGGTGGGCACGTCGGCGGGTTCGGTGGTCGGGGCGCAGGTGTGTGCCGGGGTGCCGCCGGCGCAGCGGTACGCGGCGCAGTTGCGGCCGGCGCGTGACGAGGTGCCGGCACGGCTCGGGTTGGGGGTGCTGGCCCGCTGGGCGTGGGCCGGCGGGTGGGGGCGGGACGCGGTGCGGGCCCGCGCGCGGGTGGGTGCGGTGGCGTTGGCGGCGCGTACCCCGTCGGAGGAGTCGCGGCGGGCGGTGATCGCGGCGCGGTTGCCGGCGCGGCAGTGGCCGCCGCGGCGGCTGCTGGTGACCGCGGTCGACGCGGTTTCGGGTGAGTTCGTGGTGTTCGACGCCGGCAGCGGGGCGTCGCTGGTCGACGCGGTGGGGGCCAGTTGCGCGGTGCCGGGGGTGTGGCCGCCGGTGACGGTCGGTGGCCGGCGCTACGTCGACGGTGGGGTGCGGTCGGCGGTGAACGCGGACCTGGCCGTCGGGGCCGGGCGGGTGGTGGTGTTGGCGCCGACGAGCGCCGCGGTGGGGCCGATGCCGCGGCTGTCGGCGCAGGTGGCGGCGTTGCGCTCGGCGGGGGCGCGGGTGGTGGTGGTGACGCCGGATCGGGCGGCGCGGGCGGCGATCGGGCGTAACGTGCTGGATCCGACGCGGCGGGCGGCGTCGGCGCGGGCCGGGTTCGCGCAGGCCGCGGCCGTGGCCGACGGGGTGGCGGCGGTCTGGCGGTGA
- a CDS encoding DUF4180 domain-containing protein, whose amino-acid sequence MADELRERAGVTVLVCDPAGPPIATEADALDLIGAAFDGATVVAVPAHRLDPRFFTLGTRFAGDVMQKFVTYRLRLVVVGDISAYLAGSGALRALVAESNRHDQVWFVPDLAALDDRLRAAG is encoded by the coding sequence GTGGCTGACGAGCTGCGCGAACGCGCCGGCGTCACGGTGCTGGTCTGCGACCCGGCCGGCCCGCCGATCGCCACCGAGGCCGACGCGCTGGACCTGATCGGCGCGGCGTTCGACGGCGCCACGGTGGTGGCGGTGCCCGCCCACCGGCTCGACCCGCGCTTCTTCACGCTGGGCACCCGCTTCGCCGGCGACGTCATGCAGAAGTTCGTCACCTACCGGCTGCGCCTGGTGGTGGTCGGGGACATCTCCGCGTACCTGGCCGGCAGCGGCGCGCTGCGCGCGCTGGTCGCCGAGTCCAACCGGCACGACCAGGTGTGGTTCGTGCCGGACCTGGCCGCGCTCGACGACCGGCTGCGCGCCGCCGGCTGA
- a CDS encoding peroxiredoxin translates to MSDVVGVGDLVEDFTLPDQTGTPRRLLEFLTAGPVVLFFYPAAMTRGCTAESCHFRDLAAEFAAVGASRVGISRDSVDRQAEFADRHGFDYPLLSDVDGAVAAAFGVRRRVPLGALSTRRMTFVIGADRRVLAVVRSELNMNAHADAALRALGG, encoded by the coding sequence ATGAGTGATGTGGTGGGTGTGGGTGACCTGGTCGAGGATTTCACGTTGCCGGACCAGACGGGTACGCCGCGGCGGCTGTTGGAGTTCCTGACCGCCGGGCCGGTGGTGCTGTTCTTCTACCCGGCGGCGATGACGCGGGGGTGCACGGCGGAGAGTTGCCACTTCCGGGACCTGGCGGCGGAGTTCGCGGCGGTGGGCGCGTCCCGGGTGGGGATCAGCCGGGACTCGGTGGACCGGCAGGCGGAGTTCGCCGACCGGCACGGTTTCGACTATCCGTTGCTGTCGGACGTCGACGGCGCGGTGGCGGCGGCGTTCGGGGTGCGGCGGCGGGTGCCGCTGGGCGCGTTGAGCACCCGGCGGATGACGTTCGTGATCGGTGCGGACCGGCGGGTGCTGGCGGTGGTGCGCAGCGAGCTGAACATGAACGCGCACGCCGACGCGGCGTTGCGGGCGCTCGGGGGTTGA
- a CDS encoding helix-turn-helix domain-containing protein has translation MSNDMYSVEQVAARLGLHVRTVRGYIRTGRLPAVRIGKQYRITRADLDAFTGTPAPPAGPAAQVSSIVALDGVDRAAADRLATLVLAGVNTHPDPDRPLRVQTVHDEERHRMTIVILGDLAATAELLRLLDAVLDGDNGLLAGEAAGRG, from the coding sequence ATGAGTAACGATATGTATTCGGTGGAGCAGGTGGCGGCGCGGCTCGGGCTGCACGTACGCACCGTGCGCGGCTACATCCGCACCGGCCGGCTGCCCGCGGTGCGCATCGGCAAGCAGTACCGGATCACCCGCGCCGACCTCGACGCGTTCACCGGCACACCTGCGCCACCGGCCGGCCCGGCGGCGCAGGTGTCGAGCATCGTGGCGCTCGACGGCGTCGACCGGGCCGCCGCCGACCGGCTCGCCACGCTGGTGCTGGCCGGCGTCAACACCCACCCCGACCCGGACCGTCCGCTGCGCGTGCAGACCGTCCACGACGAGGAGCGTCACCGCATGACGATCGTGATCCTGGGCGACCTGGCCGCCACCGCCGAACTGCTGCGCCTGCTCGACGCGGTGCTCGACGGCGACAACGGCCTGCTCGCCGGCGAGGCGGCCGGCCGTGGCTGA
- a CDS encoding lysophospholipid acyltransferase family protein, producing MDTSPWRAPLLWRGAQTLARAAVALIGRLEVTGDVPEPLRRGPLILAANHISPFDPVVLAAACRVRRVAPRIMATGGLFRAPVLGPLMRHAGHIRVDRGTTAVHRSLEIAAEAVAGGSVVLVYPEGRIGLAPGMWPERGKTGAARLAFASGAAVVPVAQWGSHEVLPYRAPKGMLRGLARALARRPVIRVHFGAPVPLADLSPGVPGAARRATDRIIDAITDDLAPLRPHEPDGPRHVDPGRPVDPSRAHRRHRTG from the coding sequence ATGGACACCTCCCCCTGGCGCGCGCCACTGCTGTGGCGGGGCGCGCAGACGCTCGCCCGCGCCGCCGTCGCGCTGATCGGCCGGCTCGAGGTCACCGGCGACGTGCCGGAGCCGTTGCGCCGCGGGCCGCTGATCCTGGCGGCCAACCACATCAGCCCGTTCGACCCGGTGGTGCTCGCCGCCGCCTGCCGGGTCCGACGGGTCGCCCCCCGGATCATGGCCACCGGCGGGCTGTTCCGGGCCCCGGTGCTCGGGCCGCTGATGCGCCACGCCGGGCACATCCGCGTCGACCGCGGCACCACCGCCGTGCACCGCTCGCTGGAGATCGCCGCGGAGGCGGTGGCCGGCGGGTCGGTGGTGCTGGTCTACCCGGAGGGACGCATCGGGCTGGCCCCCGGCATGTGGCCCGAACGCGGCAAGACCGGCGCGGCCCGGCTCGCGTTCGCCAGCGGCGCCGCCGTCGTCCCGGTCGCCCAGTGGGGCTCGCACGAGGTGCTGCCGTACCGGGCGCCGAAGGGGATGCTGCGCGGCCTGGCCCGCGCGCTCGCCCGCCGCCCGGTCATCCGGGTGCACTTCGGCGCCCCGGTCCCCCTGGCCGACCTGAGCCCCGGCGTGCCCGGCGCGGCCCGCCGCGCCACCGACCGGATCATCGACGCGATCACCGACGACCTGGCCCCGCTGCGCCCGCACGAGCCCGACGGGCCGCGCCACGTCGACCCCGGCCGCCCGGTGGACCCGAGCCGCGCGCACCGGCGCCACCGAACCGGCTGA
- a CDS encoding SDR family oxidoreductase — protein sequence MTSVTIVTGGGRGIGAATARRLAAAGHDLVVGYRADHDAAAAVAADVRAAGRRAVTVAADTTDPDAVRRLFAAADQLGPLTGLVNNAGVTSPIGPFTDLRAEDLREVVDVNLVGYVLCAQQAARRMTTGGAIVNVSSAAATLGSPGEYIHYAAVKAATDTLTVGLAKELAPRGIRVNAVAPGIIRTDIHARSGVPDRPESAAGRIPLGRAGEPDEVAGAIAHLLGPDASYTTGAVLRVAGGL from the coding sequence TTGACCTCGGTCACCATCGTCACCGGAGGTGGACGCGGCATCGGCGCGGCCACCGCGCGCCGGCTCGCCGCCGCCGGCCACGACCTGGTCGTCGGCTACCGCGCCGACCACGACGCCGCCGCGGCCGTCGCCGCCGACGTGCGCGCCGCCGGCCGACGCGCCGTCACCGTCGCCGCCGACACCACCGACCCCGACGCGGTACGCCGGCTCTTCGCCGCCGCCGACCAGCTCGGCCCGCTCACCGGCCTGGTCAACAACGCCGGCGTCACCAGCCCGATCGGCCCGTTCACCGACCTGCGCGCCGAGGACCTGCGCGAGGTCGTCGACGTCAACCTCGTCGGCTACGTGCTCTGCGCCCAGCAGGCCGCCCGCCGGATGACCACCGGCGGCGCCATCGTCAACGTGTCCTCCGCCGCCGCCACCCTCGGCAGCCCCGGCGAGTACATCCACTACGCCGCCGTCAAGGCCGCCACCGACACGCTCACCGTCGGCCTGGCCAAGGAACTCGCGCCGCGCGGCATCCGGGTCAACGCGGTCGCCCCCGGCATCATCCGCACCGACATCCACGCCCGTTCCGGCGTGCCGGACCGCCCCGAGAGCGCCGCCGGCCGCATCCCGCTGGGCCGCGCCGGGGAACCCGACGAGGTGGCCGGCGCCATCGCCCACCTGCTCGGCCCCGACGCCTCGTACACCACCGGCGCGGTCCTGCGCGTCGCCGGCGGCCTCTGA
- a CDS encoding thymidine kinase: MTDDAAAAPTCLARPLPGPGDDRAGGCAAARGVDGRPLHAAALKFFWGPMDCGKSTMALQMNYNHARQGRRGLVTTRIDRSLGPQVTTRIGLAHEAIEVTDGLDLRDLVRDAWAEGVRVDYLICDEASFYDLAHVEQMAELVDKFDVDVYAFGLATDFRSCLFPAAQRLFELADEVARIQVEVLCWCGREGLLNARVVQGRVVREGAQVVIGDTVDTADVRYQVLCRRHYRSGDLGPRA; this comes from the coding sequence GTGACCGACGACGCCGCTGCCGCCCCGACCTGCCTGGCCCGCCCCCTGCCGGGGCCCGGCGACGACCGTGCCGGCGGCTGCGCCGCCGCCCGCGGCGTCGACGGCCGGCCGCTGCACGCCGCCGCGTTGAAGTTCTTCTGGGGGCCGATGGACTGCGGCAAGTCCACCATGGCGTTGCAGATGAACTACAACCACGCCCGGCAGGGCCGCCGCGGCCTGGTCACCACCCGCATCGACCGCTCGCTGGGCCCGCAGGTCACCACGCGCATCGGCCTGGCCCACGAGGCCATCGAGGTCACCGACGGCCTCGACCTGCGGGACCTGGTCCGCGACGCGTGGGCCGAAGGGGTACGCGTGGACTACCTGATCTGCGACGAGGCGTCCTTCTACGACCTGGCCCACGTCGAGCAGATGGCCGAGCTGGTCGACAAGTTCGACGTCGACGTCTATGCCTTCGGCCTGGCCACCGACTTCCGCTCCTGCCTGTTCCCGGCCGCGCAACGGCTGTTCGAACTGGCCGACGAGGTGGCCCGCATCCAGGTCGAGGTGCTGTGCTGGTGCGGCCGGGAAGGGCTGCTCAACGCCCGGGTGGTGCAGGGCCGGGTGGTCCGCGAGGGCGCCCAGGTCGTCATCGGCGACACCGTGGACACCGCCGACGTGCGCTACCAGGTGCTGTGCCGGCGCCACTACCGCTCCGGGGACCTCGGGCCGCGCGCCTGA
- a CDS encoding MFS transporter small subunit: protein MSERGGGGQQVRLVVSWLVVAVLLGYGVVQTLITAAKLFTQ from the coding sequence ATGAGTGAGCGCGGCGGTGGCGGGCAGCAGGTCCGTCTGGTGGTGTCGTGGCTGGTGGTGGCCGTGCTGCTGGGTTACGGCGTGGTGCAGACGCTGATCACGGCGGCGAAGTTGTTCACGCAGTGA